Sequence from the Prunus persica cultivar Lovell chromosome G5, Prunus_persica_NCBIv2, whole genome shotgun sequence genome:
CTTTTCTTGAAAACCCATGACACCATTTTTGCCAGCCGCCCCAAAGTTCAAGCCTCCGAGTACATGTCCTACGGCACAAAGGGCATGGCCTTCACTGAATATGGTCCATACTGGCGGCATATTAGGAAGCTCTGCACTCTGCAGCTGCTTTGTCCATCAAAGATTGAGGGTTTTGCTCCACTGAGAAGGGAGGAGGTGGGGTTGTTTATTCAGTCGCTGAAGAAAGCCGCGGCAGCGGGTGAAATGGTGGATCTTAGTGAGAAGGTTGGTGGGCTTGTTGAGGACATAACATATAGGATGGTTTTGGGGAGTAAAAATGATGATATGTTTGATCTCAAGGGGACTATTGAGGAAGCTCTGTTCTTGTCAGGGGCATTCAATATTGGTGATTACATGCCTTTCCTCAGTCCACTTGATCTTCAGGTATGCTTTACATATCCTTACCaaacttaattattattataatgcACTGTTAGATTATATATCATTAGTGTCAACAAAGTAAAGACAAATTTCAGGACTTTTTCATTTACTAATTGTCAATTCTCAACGCGTTGCTTTTGGAATGAGCTCACTCTCGTCGCtaggggtgggcgcggtccggttcggtccggttctcacctcaaaccgGAACCGAAATCGGTATTATTTaatcggtccggttcggtccggtttaggcaaaaaaatttcgaaaccggccggttcggttctaaccggttccggtccggttctgaccggttccggttttgaaccggattattaatttattatttttttaaatttttttttttaaaaaaaatttaaaatttttttaataaaaaaattataataaataacttatttttttagcttaaaaatgaacaaataatccaattcatacatttagaaattttttgaagttgaacttggaaaattagtgattatagaagttaaaaaatggcattagattttaaaattttgtaaaaatataaatataaaatatatgaccggtccggttcggtccggtccggtgcggagagatgtaaaaccagaaccggaaccggttgaaaccggttcggtccggttccggtccggtttgttgacttttttggtcaaccggttttttttccggttttttttcaccggttcggttcggtgttccggttttccggtcccgatgcccacccctactcgTCGCCATTTTCCTGTACACACATGCACCCAAAATCAcaaataatatgaaaaaatgaaagattggCGATATCCTTCTCacattatattaattattttcgtTAATGGCAAGGTTATTATGCATATGGCTCCAATCAGGTTTGGCCGGCCGGCCAGTTAGtattcatattataatatgtaAAAGATATATATGATGAAAATTATATACGGCCAGGTAGTGTAATGATGAGCTCCAGTTTCTACATGGCGTAAGCAATTGAGAAATGCTTTGAAACCCATACTggctttgtaatttttgaTGAAAATTATGTGTCAGTTTTTTCACATAGCTATGTTGATGCCATTCTTAGTTAAGGAATTTGCATGAGTTGGAGAGTCACATGATAATTAGTGGAGGAGACTTATACCATTGTGAGTTTTTGAGCctctgcattttcttttgaggGAAGTATGCTACCTCCATATGTTTTCTTGACCTCTTTGATTGTTGTTGTGATCTCATTATGCTTCGTTTTCGTCAAGTACTGAAAACAACATTTGAATTTGGGCACATTGTGTTTTCTAATAGTCAGAAAGTGTGTTACTGCTCTGAGGATAAACTATAGGAAGTTGCTGTTCAACTGTTGTAGGTTTTTTGTGcagttagtttttttttttcttctatgttTCGCTCGAGGACTAGCAATTTTAATGTATCATTGATCCTAAGAAATATTATATATCTTAACCGTATCTTCCTATCATATAGGGATTAGCCAAGCGCATGAAGAGAATTAGCAAGACAATTGACCAACTTTTCGAAAAGATAATTGGGGAACATGAACAAGTTTCTAAGAGCGGGCAAGTACAAGACCATAGTCACAAGGACTTTGTGGACGTGCTGCTTTCAttgatacaccaaccattaaATCCCAACGATGAGCAGGTCTACATGATGGAACGAACAAATGTGAAAGCCATCTTACTAGACATGATTTCGGGTGCCTTCGATACTTCAGCTACCGCCATAGTTTGGACCCTTGCGGAGCTCTTGAGGCATCCCAGGGTAATGAAGCATCTCCAGGGAGAGATCCAGAGTGTGATTGGAACGGACCGAATGGTGGAAGAGAGTGACTTACCGAAGTTGGGTTACTTGAGCATGGTGGTCAAGGAGAGCTTGAGGCTGCACCCAGTTGCACCATTTCTAATCCCACATGAATCCATGGAGGACATTACAGTTGAAGGATTCGACGTACCCAAGAAATCGAGAATCTTTATAAACACTTGGGCCATTGGGAGAGATCCTAAAGTATGGTCAGAAAATGTGGAGGAATTTTACCCTGAAAGGTTCATTGATGGCAATATTGATCTTCGAGGGCATGATTTCCAGCTTCTACCATTTGGGTCTGGTCGAAGAGGGTGTCCTGCTATGCAACTAGGCCTAATCACAGTTCGTCTGGCTCTAGCAAACTTGGTCCACTGCTTTAACTGGGAGCTCCCAAGTGGCCTGAAACCTGAAGATTTGGACATGACTGAGAAATTCGGATTATCGCTGTCAAAAGCCAAACACTTGTTTGCCATGCCCACCTACCGCCTATGCAATCAACTTTCATAGTTCAGATCAGACTTCAAAGACATTCATCTATTTGTAATTGATATGCTTAATTATATTCCCTTAAACTCTTACTTAGAAGGAGTGGATTAACGAAATGCATCAAGagcatgatatatatatatatatagagagagagagagagaggcgtctctcaaataaaattatttgagggatccttcTAGGACAAAATAAACATCAATTTCTTACTATTTAGATCTCGTTTCGTTCTAGGATCATGCGTGGGGGCATACTTGCTACATCACAATTACAATGACTGGCGTCATTCAACCCGCCCATTCTGCTACAACTCTTCAAGCATTCATTCCTCTTTAAAACTCTTCTCCTACCTTCCTAAGAATTTGACTTTGCATATATGCTAAATAAGTACACTTGCATGGTCTTCAGCTGCATTATTTGATCCCATTTGGCATATTTGGGTCAAGTCAAACTCAGCCGTTGAATCTCTTTATTGGATGAAACCCAACGGCGcatacacacaaaaaaaacacctattttttaaaacgtaGGGTGGTCATCCGGCTGTATAATTATCAAACACCTCCTATCAGTCTAAGTAAGAGCAAATATATGTACATGAATAATGTCTCTCACACCTCCTATCAGTCTAACTATGATTGCTTCAGCAATAGCCATCATCCTCCTCTTTCTTACCTTCCTCTGGTCTCTCATCCAGAGGCCAAGATACCAAAAACTGCCTCCTGGTCCTTGGGCGCTGCCAGTCATTGGTAATCTCCATATGCTAGGCAACCTCCCACACCGCAGCCTCCGAGACCTGGCCAAAAAATATGGACCCATAATGTCCATGCGTCTAGGCACCAAAACCACCATAGTGGTCTCATCCTCTGAAGCTGCAGAGTTATTCTTGAAAACCCATGACACCATTTTTGCCAGCCGCCCCAAAGTCCAATCCTCCGACTACTTGTCGTACGGCACAAAGGGCATGGGTTTCAGTGAATATGGTCCATACTGGCGGCATATTAGGAAGTTGTGCACTCTGCAGCTTCTTTGTCCATCAAAGATTGAGGCTTTTGCTCCATTGAGGAGGGAAGAGGTGGGTTTGTTGGTTGAGTCGCTGAAGAAAGCCGAAGCGGAGGGCCAAGTTGTGGATCTTAGTGAGAAAGTTGGTGAGCTGATTGAGAGCATAACGTATAGGATGGTGTTGGGGAGCAAAAATGATGATACGTTTGATGTGAAGGGAATTATCGAGGAGATCATGTTGTTGACAGGGGCAGTCAAGATTGGTGATTATTTGCCTTTCCTCAGTCCATTTGATTTTCAGGTATGTAAAGAAAGCATGTTGATTTTTGCAGCATTCATATGTTTTCCTTATAATCAATAGTAAATTTGGCTTACCCTCCAAATTGGAGTGTTATTAATAGGAGTGTTATTATAATGGATACAATATAAAGATTCAACCTCATCCCCCACCTAaaatgttaattttatatCTAGTTTTAAATTCTTGTTAAATACTGCCTAACCCTATCTCGAGAAAAATCCACACTTAAggaacaccaccaccactacacTACATGTGAGATTTTAAGAAGATTATCTGTCCTTTTACTCTATGAATTACACCTTATTAAATAATAGtagaaaaattataataaaaaaagtaaaaaagttgATATAGATTCAAATTCTCATTCAGGAATTGGGTTTAATTCGGATTTGCTGACTTTAGTATAAGTCCTTTGATTTTTGTGCTACATAGAATtacattcattttttaatattttttgatgtattatttttattatattatttttaaaatcaatttttgtTCCAATGTTGCCTCTTATGACTTGAGTCAGGTAATAgtcatttatgtcatattgccTAAACCCTGAACCCTATTGCCTATTGcataggtatatatattttttttcatatttttgacaATGTgtaatagtattttatgtacCTTTTTTTACGTAACatgcaattttattttgtctattttttgtACTTGACTTGTAAGtagtcttctaatttatgttccttAGTCTTGTAATTTGTGTTTCTAGCTTATAAGTAACTCGATTTATCACTAAATTTTTTTCGTTGCTAATAATAACACTATTTACTTATATGTTAGGTACATAATTTAATATAGTTGCTTGTCTGATTGATTGGTATAATATATGggtctttactttttattgattaaattatattttatcctTATATTAGGAACATTATCAatgaaagaattcaaattttaaattctgaaattcaattacaaggaaataatgcattgaatttaaattttcaatgtgttttcctcaaagggtaaaatcgatacaacaaaattaataataaatgtCAAATAACCTATAACTGAAACAAAAAATGCAAAGACTAAACCCAATGACATCTAATTATTGTTGGACCTAGATTTAGGAAGCTCTAAAAAAAGCACCTTACCTCCTCTGGCGAACACGGCCCCCACCCCTATATATATTAACAGTGCTtttggatgaggaaatttaaaagtacaaaggatttcataaatgatggaatttaaaatgacggaaattaatgttctagaatttgtaaaatttcttttttgggtgacAGATTTAAAACACGAAATTTAATCTATATTTGTAaagttatcttttttaaaaactcaatctcTTTTGAGATTTTAGAAATGACGACTTATagatagaatttaaagttGGGATTTATGACCTCCAAATTCTATGTTTTTTCCCACgcagaatttctaaatttctatgtttttttatcCAAACACGGGAATTGGTTCAtgtcaatttagaaattctgagttttgtcAAAATCCCAAGTTTATTTCCCTCATCCAAACGCACCGTAAGAGTACTGTtaaacaaaccctaaaattaactgagtacaccctactatAAAAGTATATACTGAATTACTGATTtatcctaatataaaatgaccaaaaaggatatatggaattgtgaaacaaatataattttaataagtacaccctactaacCATATTCAACCTTAATCAATAGATTGCTTgtcctattatttttttaacgaAAGAGGTGGTGATTGCAAGAAGttggaattgcaaaaaaaGTGTCAACAGTTTTAGTAGAAGCATAAATCCATATTAAAAGTCAAAGATTTATAaacactattaaaaaaatcaagctgaaaatcaactataaaataatgctACAAATATTAAGGTGTACCATGGGTATTTTTAGTAGTTTTATAGGGtatacttagttaattttatattttaattcaaatattaaagtgTACTTAGATTATAGggtgtactcaattaattttagaattcgtttagcagcactcataTATTAATCTCTCTGTCTCCTCAAAATCATTTATCTGGTCTTTCCCCACAAGATCCGACGAGCCACTAGGAGGCGAGGAGGCCTCATCTGGATAATTATCCCTATTAGCCCTCATCTGGATAATTATCCCTATTAGTCTGAGGGATTTTGATAGTTTagccttcatattttattgtcACTCGTTAGGGAGGGTGAGGATGAGTATTGAGTTACCTTAAGATTGTCTCACGTCACTTTTCCACTGTGGTTCCACCCATGGGAGATAGTTTAGGCTTATCAAACACCTCCTTGTGAGCAAATGTATGTCCACCGACACTCTCTCTCACACCACAGAAAGCCAGAATGACTGCTTCAGCTAGAgccatcctcctcctctttctTACCTTCCTCTGGTCTCTCATACTGAGGCCGAGACACCGGAAACTGCCTCCTGGTCCTTGGGCGCTGCCAGTCATTGGTAATCTCCATATGTTAGGCAACCTCCCACACCGCAGCCTTCGAGACTTGGCCAAAAAATATGGACCCATAATGTCCATGCGTCTAGGCACCAAAACCACAATAGTGGTGTCATCCCCTGAAGCTGCAGAGTTATTCTTGAAATCCCATGACACCATTTTTGCCAGCCGCCCCAAAGTCCAATCCTCCGACTACTTGCTTTACGGCTCAAAGGACATGGCTTTCAGTGAATATGGTCCGTACTGGCGGCATATTAGGAAGTTGTGCACGCTGCAGCTTCTTTGTCCATCAAAGATTGAGACTTTTGCTCCATTGAGGAGGGAAGAGGTTGGTTCGTTGGTTGAGTCGCTGAAGAAAGCCGCGGCGGAGGGCCAAGTTGTGGATCTAAGTGAGAAGGTTGGTGAGCTGCTTGAGGACATAACGAATAGGATGGTGTTGGGGAGCAAAACTGATGATACGTGTGATATGAAGGGAATTATTGAGGAGCTTGTGTTGTTGATGGGAGCAGTCAACATTAGTGATTGTTTGCCTTTCCTCAGTCCATTCGATTTTCAGGTATGTTGTTGATTGTCGGAATGCTCACTCAtccatctatctatctatcacCCAACCAGTAGTACTAGCTCTCACACAATCATGACATTCGCCGCCTTTGTTCTTGATCATGCATAACTACTcaataataatacaaatgaAAGATTGGCCCGTGTCCTcctgtctataatatataatttgtttccgTTGGCTTCATGCTCATGCTTGGCGTTGCTCTCAAGcaattgttaattttatgTGGATTTAAATTCTTGCTAAATACTGTGTAATGTAATCATATTTCGAGAAAAATCCATACACTAGGAGCACCGCTACATGTGAGACTTTTAAGATTGCTTGACATTCGAAGTAGGGTAACATACCTCTCACATTACATGCGAGGCCCTGCGTATGGGTCTCACCCTATGCATCATGCATGTCTTCGTCCATGCTCATACTAGAACTGTGTCATTGATTGATTCCTAACTAAGGAATATATATGTATCTGAACCGTATCTTCCTCTTAATATAATATAGGGATTGACCAAACGCATGACGAGACTTAGCAAGAGAATCGACCAACTCTTAGAGAAGATAATTGGGGAACACCAAGAAGTTTCTAAAAGTGGGCAAGCACACCAAGGCCATCGTCACAAGGACTTTGTGGACGTGATGCTTTCGttaatgcaccaaccactgaATCCCAACGATGAGCAAGTCTACATGATTGACCGCACAAATGTGAAGGCCATCATACTAGACATGATTTCAGGTGCCTTCGATACGTCAACTACCGCAATAGTTTGGACCCTCGCTGAACTCCTGAGGCATCCGAGGGTGATGAAGCATCTCCAGCAAGAGCTCCAGAGTGTGATTGGAACGGACCAAATGGTGGAAGAGAGTGATTTTTCAAAGTTGGGTTACTTGAACATGGTGCTCAAGGAGAGCTTCAGGTTACACCCAGTTTCACC
This genomic interval carries:
- the LOC18777262 gene encoding cytochrome P450 CYP736A12, with product MSRANAPSLNAQKARMSPTIIAILLVFLTFLCSLIHTIITASSSRPKLPPGPRALPIIGNLHMLGNLPHRSLQHLAKKYGPIMSMRLGNTPAIVVSSPTAAELFLKTHDTIFASRPKVQASEYMSYGTKGMAFTEYGPYWRHIRKLCTLQLLCPSKIEGFAPLRREEVGLFIQSLKKAAAAGEMVDLSEKVGGLVEDITYRMVLGSKNDDMFDLKGTIEEALFLSGAFNIGDYMPFLSPLDLQGLAKRMKRISKTIDQLFEKIIGEHEQVSKSGQVQDHSHKDFVDVLLSLIHQPLNPNDEQVYMMERTNVKAILLDMISGAFDTSATAIVWTLAELLRHPRVMKHLQGEIQSVIGTDRMVEESDLPKLGYLSMVVKESLRLHPVAPFLIPHESMEDITVEGFDVPKKSRIFINTWAIGRDPKVWSENVEEFYPERFIDGNIDLRGHDFQLLPFGSGRRGCPAMQLGLITVRLALANLVHCFNWELPSGLKPEDLDMTEKFGLSLSKAKHLFAMPTYRLCNQLS
- the LOC109949183 gene encoding cytochrome P450 CYP736A12-like: MSLTPPISLTMIASAIAIILLFLTFLWSLIQRPRYQKLPPGPWALPVIGNLHMLGNLPHRSLRDLAKKYGPIMSMRLGTKTTIVVSSSEAAELFLKTHDTIFASRPKVQSSDYLSYGTKGMGFSEYGPYWRHIRKLCTLQLLCPSKIEAFAPLRREEVGLLVESLKKAEAEGQVVDLSEKVGELIESITYRMVLGSKNDDTFDVKGIIEEIMLLTGAVKIGDYLPFLSPFDFQVCKESMLIFAAFICFPYNQ